In a single window of the Delftia tsuruhatensis genome:
- a CDS encoding SPFH and helix-turn-helix domain-containing protein, which produces MNLMNIITKQLIEIIEWTDDSRDTLSYRWPDDDKEIKNGAQLIVRESQQVQFVSAGQYADLFGPGKHTLATQNIPVLSTIQGWKYGFNSPFKCDVYFINTRLFTGNKWGTSNPVMVRDQDFGAVRLRAFGTYDFRIVEPARFLKEVAGTDQNFRIDEFADTMRSRIISVFTESLAKARVPVLDVAQRYGELGDALLPLINPAMTEKYGLEITSFVLENVSVPPEVEQAIDKRSSMTAIGNLNDYVKYQMGQAMTTGGEGAAAATLPATMAMGFGMAQEMMKSMQGGGAPAGQAPASDPFSPAAAQAAQAPAAPAAGGLQVLTPAQAAQVLGVSEADVLAEIQAGNLKARQIGSQWRIAQAALDDFLRG; this is translated from the coding sequence ATGAACCTGATGAACATCATCACCAAGCAACTGATAGAGATCATCGAGTGGACCGATGACTCGCGCGACACGCTCTCCTACCGCTGGCCCGACGACGACAAGGAAATCAAGAACGGCGCCCAGCTGATCGTGCGCGAGTCGCAGCAGGTGCAGTTCGTCTCCGCCGGCCAGTACGCCGACCTGTTCGGCCCCGGCAAGCACACCCTGGCCACGCAGAACATCCCCGTCCTGTCCACCATCCAGGGCTGGAAGTACGGCTTCAACTCGCCGTTCAAGTGCGATGTCTACTTCATCAACACGCGGCTGTTCACGGGCAACAAGTGGGGCACCTCCAACCCCGTGATGGTGCGCGACCAGGACTTCGGCGCCGTGCGACTGCGCGCCTTCGGCACCTATGACTTCCGCATCGTCGAGCCCGCCAGGTTCCTCAAGGAAGTGGCCGGCACGGACCAGAACTTCCGCATCGACGAATTCGCCGACACCATGCGCTCGCGCATCATCAGCGTCTTCACCGAATCGCTGGCCAAGGCCCGGGTGCCCGTGCTGGACGTGGCCCAGCGCTATGGCGAGCTGGGCGACGCGCTGCTGCCCCTGATCAACCCGGCCATGACCGAGAAGTACGGCCTGGAGATCACCAGCTTCGTGCTGGAGAACGTCTCCGTGCCGCCCGAGGTGGAGCAGGCCATCGACAAGCGCTCCAGCATGACGGCCATCGGCAACCTCAACGACTACGTCAAGTACCAGATGGGCCAGGCCATGACGACAGGTGGCGAAGGTGCCGCCGCGGCCACCCTGCCCGCCACCATGGCCATGGGCTTCGGCATGGCGCAGGAGATGATGAAGAGCATGCAGGGCGGCGGCGCGCCTGCCGGCCAGGCCCCGGCGTCCGATCCGTTCTCGCCCGCCGCCGCCCAGGCGGCCCAGGCGCCGGCCGCACCTGCCGCTGGCGGGCTTCAGGTGCTGACTCCCGCCCAGGCCGCCCAGGTGCTGGGCGTCAGCGAGGCCGATGTGCTGGCCGAGATCCAGGCCGGCAACCTCAAGGCACGCCAGATCGGCAGCCAGTGGCGCATCGCCCAGGCGGCACTCGACGACTTCCTGCGCGGCTGA
- a CDS encoding zinc ribbon domain-containing protein — MSAPSPRSSSTPASGSWEAAAAAPAMVRKHPCPECGANLEWNAQAQALKCPYCGTTVPWSEETREELGRDVVEQDLAEALRNPKAGRGWGTKDRYEVQCQNCRAISVFVNRTVAQRCDFCGSPAIVAHEDQGDAITPQSILPFKISDGQIRDRIRQWYGSRWFAPNRLKSAALTDTLHGVYLPYWTFDAHANADWWAEAGYYYYTTETYRDSNGNTQTRQVRHVRWEPASGSLAHFFDDELVPGTVGVHGNLLRQVEPFPTTTDLKPYTPEFVRGWTVERYQIDLGKAARLNEQDMDEQLRALCARQVPGDTYRNLQMQRDYQGRTFKHILVPVWLVGYTYGSKTFQIVANGYTGQIAGERPYSALKITLAVLATVLVLALLWVMFGK; from the coding sequence GTGAGCGCGCCCTCCCCCCGTTCTTCCTCCACTCCCGCCTCCGGCTCCTGGGAGGCTGCCGCCGCCGCGCCCGCCATGGTGCGCAAGCACCCCTGTCCCGAATGCGGCGCCAACCTCGAATGGAATGCCCAGGCCCAGGCGCTCAAATGCCCGTACTGCGGCACCACCGTGCCCTGGAGCGAGGAAACGCGCGAGGAACTGGGCCGCGACGTCGTGGAGCAGGACCTGGCCGAGGCACTGCGCAACCCCAAGGCCGGCCGGGGCTGGGGCACCAAGGACCGCTACGAGGTCCAGTGCCAGAACTGCAGGGCGATCTCGGTCTTCGTGAACCGTACCGTGGCCCAGCGCTGCGACTTCTGCGGCTCACCCGCCATCGTGGCCCACGAGGACCAGGGCGATGCCATCACGCCGCAGAGCATCCTGCCCTTCAAGATCAGCGACGGCCAGATCCGCGACCGCATACGCCAGTGGTACGGCAGCCGCTGGTTCGCGCCCAACCGCCTGAAGTCCGCCGCGCTGACCGACACGCTGCACGGCGTCTACCTGCCCTACTGGACCTTCGACGCCCATGCCAATGCCGACTGGTGGGCCGAAGCAGGGTACTACTACTACACCACCGAGACCTACCGCGACAGCAACGGCAACACGCAGACGCGCCAGGTGCGCCATGTGCGCTGGGAGCCGGCCTCGGGGAGCCTGGCGCATTTCTTCGACGACGAGCTGGTGCCCGGCACCGTGGGCGTGCATGGCAACCTGCTGCGCCAGGTCGAGCCCTTTCCCACCACCACCGACCTCAAGCCCTACACCCCCGAGTTCGTGCGCGGCTGGACCGTGGAGCGCTACCAGATCGACCTGGGCAAGGCCGCACGGCTCAACGAGCAGGACATGGACGAACAGCTGCGCGCCCTGTGCGCGCGCCAGGTGCCCGGCGACACCTATCGCAACCTGCAGATGCAGCGTGACTACCAGGGCCGCACCTTCAAGCACATCCTCGTGCCGGTCTGGCTGGTCGGCTACACCTACGGCAGCAAGACCTTCCAGATCGTGGCCAACGGCTACACGGGCCAGATCGCCGGGGAGCGCCCCTACAGCGCCCTCAAGATCACGCTGGCCGTGCTGGCCACGGTCCTGGTGCTGGCGCTGCTGTGGGTGATGTTCGGCAAGTAA
- a CDS encoding GntR family transcriptional regulator — protein sequence MTEPQDAQPTGPALIAERVMRSIVERKLRPGERLGEKELAEVFGVSRTLVREALMQLQARGFVEVRSRQGWYVVEPSFEEAQETYAARRVLEPGLLRDAGRPLQSAIRTLRQHVAQERGAIAEADNAGHRSVLLADFHVCLARQMGNRFLTAMMADLSARTTLVSALYQSQTEARHSNADHEAIVDALAAGDMARAEQLMREHIDALAARLDENLAHRARLQDRLLDALQPQMGPRRGSGR from the coding sequence ATGACCGAGCCGCAGGATGCACAGCCCACCGGGCCGGCGCTGATCGCCGAGCGCGTCATGCGCTCCATCGTCGAGCGCAAGCTGCGCCCCGGCGAACGCCTGGGCGAGAAGGAGCTGGCCGAGGTCTTCGGCGTGAGCCGCACCCTGGTGCGCGAGGCGCTGATGCAGCTGCAGGCGCGCGGCTTCGTCGAGGTGCGCTCGCGACAGGGCTGGTACGTGGTCGAGCCTTCGTTCGAGGAAGCCCAGGAAACCTATGCCGCGCGCCGCGTGCTGGAGCCCGGCCTGCTGCGCGACGCGGGCCGGCCCCTGCAGTCCGCCATACGCACGCTGCGCCAGCATGTGGCCCAGGAGCGCGGCGCCATCGCCGAGGCCGACAACGCCGGCCACCGCAGCGTGCTGCTGGCCGACTTCCACGTCTGCCTGGCGCGGCAGATGGGCAACCGCTTCCTCACGGCCATGATGGCCGACCTGTCGGCGCGCACCACCCTGGTGTCTGCCCTGTACCAGTCGCAGACCGAGGCCCGGCACTCCAACGCCGACCACGAAGCCATCGTCGATGCCCTGGCGGCCGGCGACATGGCGCGTGCCGAACAGCTCATGCGCGAGCACATCGACGCGCTGGCCGCGCGGCTGGACGAGAACCTCGCCCACCGTGCACGCCTGCAGGACCGGCTGCTGGATGCGCTGCAGCCGCAGATGGGGCCACGAAGAGGCTCCGGCAGGTAG
- a CDS encoding putative 2-aminoethylphosphonate ABC transporter substrate-binding protein: MRNTLASWGRRLAIASAALTVASFASLAHAAKTELLVYSALEADQIKAYKTGFEKAHPDIELRFVRDSTGIITARLLAEKANPQADVVWGVAATSLMLLDKQGMLQSYAPKGLDKVRANMRDPRPQPTWVGMDLWSSAICFNTVEAGKRKLPVPASWADLVKPEYKGTVTMPHPASSGTGYLMVAAWLQIMGEDKGWAFMDGLHQNIGVYTHSGSKPCRQAGAGEFPVGLSFEYRASKTKKDGAPIDIVFPKEGLGWDVEATAILKTSKKQEAAKALADWAVTPEANKLYAANFAVLALPEAQEKLEFIPADLEKRLAKNDFDWAAANRDRILAEWSRRYESKSEKK; this comes from the coding sequence ATGCGCAACACTCTCGCCTCCTGGGGCCGCCGCCTCGCCATCGCCTCTGCGGCGCTGACCGTCGCCTCATTCGCCAGCCTGGCCCATGCCGCCAAGACCGAGCTGCTGGTCTACAGCGCGCTGGAGGCCGACCAGATCAAGGCCTACAAGACCGGCTTCGAGAAGGCCCATCCCGACATCGAGCTCAGGTTCGTGCGCGACAGCACGGGCATCATCACGGCCCGCCTGCTGGCCGAGAAGGCCAATCCCCAGGCCGACGTGGTCTGGGGCGTGGCCGCCACCTCGCTGATGCTGCTGGACAAGCAGGGCATGCTCCAGTCCTACGCGCCCAAGGGCCTGGACAAGGTGCGCGCCAACATGCGCGACCCGCGCCCCCAGCCGACCTGGGTGGGCATGGACCTGTGGTCCTCGGCCATCTGCTTCAACACCGTGGAGGCCGGCAAGCGCAAGCTGCCCGTGCCCGCGAGCTGGGCCGACCTGGTCAAGCCTGAATACAAGGGCACGGTCACCATGCCCCATCCCGCCTCCAGCGGCACGGGCTACCTGATGGTCGCCGCCTGGCTGCAGATCATGGGCGAGGACAAGGGCTGGGCCTTCATGGACGGCCTGCACCAGAACATCGGCGTCTACACCCACAGCGGCTCCAAGCCCTGCCGCCAGGCCGGCGCGGGCGAGTTTCCCGTGGGCCTGAGCTTCGAGTACCGCGCCAGCAAGACCAAGAAGGACGGCGCGCCCATCGATATCGTGTTTCCCAAGGAGGGTCTGGGCTGGGACGTGGAGGCCACGGCCATCCTCAAGACCAGCAAGAAGCAGGAAGCCGCCAAGGCCCTGGCCGACTGGGCCGTCACGCCCGAGGCCAACAAGCTGTATGCGGCCAACTTCGCCGTGCTGGCCCTGCCCGAGGCGCAGGAGAAGCTGGAGTTCATTCCTGCCGACCTCGAAAAGCGGTTGGCGAAGAACGACTTCGATTGGGCTGCCGCCAACCGCGACCGCATCCTGGCCGAGTGGAGCCGCCGTTACGAAAGCAAATCGGAAAAGAAGTAA
- a CDS encoding TIGR03364 family FAD-dependent oxidoreductase, producing MKNYNLIVVGAGIVGLAHAYAAARRGRSVLVIERDAACISASIRNFGFVTVTGQQAGAHWQRAMRSRDTWAEIAPQAGIEVVHRGLWLTARRASAEAVVHAFLSTEMGERCELLTPAEAAERHPALRTEDLSAVLYSPHELRVESRTAIPRLARWLEQALGVDFRFGEAVLEVAAPLVRSARASYRAERVVVCNNADPGGLFAGLWAPHRIQLCQLQMLRVRPQAGFRLQGSVMGDLSMVRYEGYSALPEAAALRAELERQEGESLAHGIHLIAVQSADGSLVVGDSHHYGAAPQPFASEAVDQLMLRHMQEALRLRDAQVVERWVGVYPSAPDAPCRVHAPDEATRVVAVTGGSGASTAFGLAEEVWSAW from the coding sequence ATGAAGAACTACAACCTGATCGTGGTGGGGGCCGGCATTGTCGGCCTGGCCCACGCCTATGCGGCCGCGCGCCGTGGCCGCAGCGTGCTCGTCATCGAGCGCGACGCGGCCTGCATCTCGGCTTCCATCCGCAACTTCGGCTTCGTCACCGTCACGGGCCAGCAGGCCGGCGCCCACTGGCAGCGTGCCATGCGCTCGCGCGACACCTGGGCCGAGATCGCGCCCCAGGCCGGCATCGAGGTCGTGCACCGCGGCCTGTGGCTGACGGCGCGCCGCGCCAGCGCCGAGGCCGTGGTCCATGCCTTCCTGAGCACCGAGATGGGCGAGCGTTGCGAGCTGCTCACGCCGGCCGAGGCCGCCGAACGCCACCCGGCGCTGCGCACCGAAGACCTCAGCGCCGTGCTCTACAGCCCGCATGAACTGCGCGTGGAGTCGCGCACGGCCATCCCCCGGCTGGCGCGGTGGCTGGAGCAGGCGCTGGGCGTGGATTTCCGCTTTGGCGAAGCCGTGCTCGAAGTGGCCGCGCCGCTGGTGCGCAGCGCGCGTGCCAGCTACCGTGCGGAACGCGTCGTGGTCTGCAACAACGCCGATCCGGGCGGCCTGTTCGCCGGGCTGTGGGCGCCTCACCGCATCCAGCTGTGCCAGCTGCAGATGCTGCGCGTGCGGCCGCAGGCCGGCTTCAGGCTCCAGGGCTCGGTCATGGGCGATCTGAGCATGGTGCGCTACGAGGGCTACAGCGCCCTGCCCGAGGCCGCAGCGCTGCGCGCCGAACTGGAGCGGCAGGAGGGCGAGAGCCTGGCCCACGGCATCCACCTGATCGCCGTGCAAAGCGCCGATGGCAGCCTGGTCGTGGGCGACTCCCACCACTACGGCGCCGCGCCCCAGCCCTTCGCCAGCGAGGCCGTGGACCAGCTGATGCTGCGCCACATGCAAGAGGCCCTGCGACTGCGCGATGCCCAGGTGGTGGAGCGCTGGGTGGGTGTCTATCCCAGCGCGCCCGACGCGCCTTGCAGGGTGCATGCGCCCGACGAGGCCACGCGCGTGGTGGCCGTCACGGGCGGGTCGGGTGCCAGCACGGCCTTTGGCCTGGCCGAGGAGGTGTGGAGCGCATGGTGA
- a CDS encoding putative 2-aminoethylphosphonate ABC transporter permease subunit encodes MSAHPMDTAISVPVPVHVPADRSVPVRRSAPAGPVRPRERSAGWERWWLGALVLAALAWLLATIALPVASLLGRSFRDDAGHFTGLAQFIAYARTSGVARSLFNSLWLSAASSTVCVLLAYAYAYGVVRSCMPLARWFRALALVPLLAPSLLMAISLIYLFGSQGLLKGWLLGGSAYGPFGIIVGSVLWTFPHALMILCTTLASGDARLYEAAATLGASRWRSFREVTLPASRYGLMISWIVVFVLVVTDFGVPKVIGGNTAMLATDIYKQVIGQHRLSMGAVVAMLLLVPAGLAFAAERHLRARQAATMGVRSVPLVPQPHAPLDRALFAYCALVALALLVVMGTAVMASLVSYWPYDLRLSFKNYRFDMMDGGGWASYGNSLSMALATAVLGAALSFLTAYLVAKPVHWARTRQWLHAVATLPMAVPGLALGLGYILFFNAQGNPLHFLYGSLSILVLCTVAHFFSVAHITQLAALQQLDAEYERVADSMGVAFWTLLWRVHLPVCLPVVMQVAGYFFVNAMTTVSAVVFLYAPETTLASVAVLAMDDAGDTAPAAAMATLIFATAALGRLLIAALDAWVQRRTQRWRQR; translated from the coding sequence ATGAGCGCGCATCCCATGGACACGGCCATTTCCGTGCCTGTGCCCGTGCACGTGCCGGCGGACCGCTCCGTTCCGGTGCGCCGCAGCGCGCCTGCAGGGCCCGTGCGTCCGCGGGAGCGCAGCGCAGGCTGGGAGCGCTGGTGGCTGGGCGCCCTGGTGCTGGCTGCCCTGGCCTGGCTGCTGGCCACCATCGCCCTGCCCGTGGCCAGCCTGCTGGGCCGCAGCTTCCGGGACGATGCCGGCCACTTCACGGGCCTGGCCCAGTTCATCGCCTATGCGCGCACATCGGGCGTGGCGCGGTCGCTGTTCAACAGCCTGTGGCTGTCGGCCGCCAGCAGCACGGTCTGCGTGCTGCTGGCCTATGCCTACGCCTACGGCGTGGTGCGCAGCTGCATGCCGCTGGCGCGCTGGTTCCGCGCCCTGGCCCTGGTGCCGCTGCTGGCACCTTCGCTGCTGATGGCCATCAGCCTGATCTACCTGTTCGGCAGCCAGGGCCTGCTCAAGGGCTGGCTGCTCGGCGGATCGGCCTATGGGCCCTTCGGCATCATCGTGGGCTCGGTGCTCTGGACCTTCCCGCATGCGCTGATGATCCTGTGCACCACGCTGGCCTCGGGCGATGCGCGCCTGTACGAAGCCGCCGCCACGCTGGGCGCCAGCCGCTGGCGCAGTTTCCGCGAGGTCACGCTGCCGGCCAGCCGCTACGGGCTGATGATTTCCTGGATCGTGGTCTTCGTGCTCGTGGTCACGGATTTCGGCGTGCCCAAGGTCATCGGCGGGAACACGGCCATGCTGGCCACCGACATCTACAAGCAGGTCATCGGCCAGCACAGGCTGTCCATGGGTGCCGTGGTGGCCATGCTGCTGCTGGTGCCTGCCGGCCTGGCCTTCGCGGCCGAGCGCCATCTGCGCGCACGCCAGGCGGCCACCATGGGTGTGCGCTCTGTGCCGCTGGTGCCCCAGCCCCATGCGCCGCTGGACCGCGCTCTGTTCGCCTATTGCGCACTGGTGGCGCTGGCGCTGCTGGTCGTGATGGGAACGGCCGTGATGGCCTCGCTGGTCAGCTACTGGCCCTACGACCTCAGGCTGAGCTTCAAGAACTACCGCTTCGACATGATGGATGGTGGTGGCTGGGCCAGCTACGGCAACTCGCTGTCCATGGCACTGGCCACGGCGGTGCTGGGCGCGGCGCTGAGCTTCCTGACGGCCTACCTGGTCGCCAAGCCCGTGCACTGGGCGCGCACACGCCAGTGGCTGCATGCCGTGGCCACGCTGCCCATGGCGGTGCCGGGGCTGGCGCTGGGCCTGGGCTACATCCTGTTCTTCAACGCCCAGGGCAATCCGCTGCATTTCCTGTACGGCAGCCTGTCCATCCTGGTGCTGTGCACGGTGGCGCATTTCTTCTCGGTGGCCCACATCACCCAGCTGGCCGCGCTGCAGCAGCTGGACGCCGAGTACGAGCGCGTGGCCGATTCCATGGGCGTGGCCTTCTGGACGCTGCTGTGGCGCGTGCACCTGCCCGTGTGCCTGCCGGTGGTGATGCAGGTGGCCGGCTATTTCTTCGTCAATGCCATGACCACCGTGTCGGCCGTGGTCTTCCTGTACGCGCCCGAGACGACGCTGGCCTCGGTGGCGGTGCTGGCCATGGACGACGCGGGCGACACCGCGCCCGCGGCCGCCATGGCCACGCTGATCTTCGCCACGGCGGCGCTGGGCCGGCTGCTGATCGCCGCGCTCGATGCCTGGGTGCAGCGACGCACGCAGCGCTGGCGCCAGCGCTGA
- a CDS encoding NCS1 family nucleobase:cation symporter-1: protein MDIRNPSPGLYNEDLAPTRDRRWGAFSIFNVWTSDVHSLWGYYLAASLFLLCGSFVNFLIAIGISSLVIFFLMNLVGYAGEKTGVPYPVLARASFGVWGANLAALVRAIVACFWYGAQTAAASGAMVALLVRNESLLSFHQTTHWLGHSGLEVICYVVIWGLQLLIIQKGMETVRRFQDWAGPAVWIAMLVLAIGLCVKAGGFSFDHGIPMDVLLDKTRDAGVSGAPGSFWALMAVGATWITYFAALYLNFCDFSRYAKNKEAVARGNLWGLPVNLIAFSLVAGITTIAAFKVYGEVLLHPEQISAKFDSWVLALLAAVTFAVATLGINVVANFVSAAFDISNVFPRRIDFKRGGYIAALIALVLYPFAPWEGGAAHFVNAIGATMGPLLGIILVDYYLVAKGNINVAALYDEHGEYRYEGGWNVNALIATGIGSVFSTILPNFTRLLPVWWGTYGWFFGVLIGGGVYWVMATLRPRRIPAAT from the coding sequence ATGGATATCCGCAACCCGTCCCCCGGTCTCTACAACGAAGACCTGGCTCCCACCAGGGACCGCCGCTGGGGCGCCTTCAGCATCTTCAACGTCTGGACCTCGGACGTGCACAGCCTCTGGGGCTACTACCTGGCGGCCAGCCTGTTCCTGCTGTGCGGCAGCTTCGTCAACTTCCTGATCGCCATCGGCATCAGCTCGCTGGTCATCTTCTTTCTGATGAACCTGGTGGGCTACGCGGGCGAGAAGACGGGCGTGCCCTACCCGGTGCTGGCGCGTGCCTCGTTCGGCGTCTGGGGCGCGAATCTGGCGGCCCTGGTGCGCGCCATCGTGGCCTGCTTCTGGTACGGCGCGCAGACGGCGGCGGCCTCGGGCGCCATGGTGGCGCTGCTGGTGCGCAACGAGTCCCTGCTGTCCTTTCACCAGACCACGCACTGGCTGGGCCATTCGGGGCTGGAGGTGATCTGCTATGTGGTGATCTGGGGGCTGCAGCTGCTCATCATCCAGAAGGGCATGGAGACCGTGCGGCGATTCCAGGACTGGGCCGGGCCTGCCGTGTGGATTGCCATGCTGGTGCTGGCCATCGGCCTGTGCGTGAAGGCCGGCGGCTTCAGCTTCGACCACGGCATTCCCATGGACGTGCTGCTGGACAAGACCAGGGACGCGGGCGTCAGCGGGGCGCCGGGCAGCTTCTGGGCCCTGATGGCCGTGGGCGCCACCTGGATCACCTACTTCGCCGCGCTGTACCTGAACTTCTGCGACTTCTCGCGCTATGCGAAGAACAAGGAAGCGGTGGCCAGGGGCAACCTGTGGGGACTGCCGGTGAACCTGATCGCGTTCTCGCTGGTGGCGGGCATCACCACCATCGCGGCCTTCAAGGTCTATGGCGAGGTGCTGCTGCACCCCGAGCAGATCTCGGCCAAGTTCGACAGCTGGGTGCTGGCCCTGCTGGCCGCCGTCACCTTCGCCGTGGCCACGCTGGGCATCAACGTGGTGGCCAACTTCGTCTCGGCCGCGTTCGACATCTCCAACGTCTTTCCCCGGCGCATCGACTTCAAGCGCGGCGGCTACATCGCCGCGCTGATCGCGCTGGTCCTGTATCCGTTTGCACCATGGGAGGGCGGCGCCGCCCACTTCGTGAACGCCATCGGCGCCACCATGGGGCCACTGCTGGGCATCATCCTGGTGGACTACTACCTGGTGGCCAAGGGGAACATCAACGTGGCCGCGCTCTATGACGAGCATGGCGAATACCGCTACGAGGGCGGCTGGAACGTCAACGCGCTGATCGCCACCGGCATCGGCAGCGTGTTCTCCACCATTCTTCCCAACTTCACCCGCCTGCTGCCCGTGTGGTGGGGCACCTACGGCTGGTTCTTCGGCGTGCTGATCGGTGGTGGGGTGTACTGGGTGATGGCCACGCTGCGCCCGCGCCGCATTCCCGCAGCCACCTGA
- a CDS encoding ABC transporter ATP-binding protein, translating to MLRIDHIAKRYREQQVLRGIDLSVEAGEFVSLLGPSGCGKTTLLRIVCGIDMPDEGRVLFEGEDITRWPAARRGFGVVFQSYALFPNLTAAQNVAFGLKGQPSGQARERVAEMLSLVGLGAQAQRYPAQLSGGQQQRVALARALAPRPRLLLLDEPLSALDAQVRTELRSEIRQLQRQLGIACIMVTHDQEEALSMADRVVLMHQGRIEQQGSPEQLYARPVSRFAAGFVGRMNLLPATAESADQVRIGEASLRCALAGFEPGAALLVGVRPESVVLHPAQPTALPNLFRARVAETSFLGSMALVRLFSPTLQCQIDAQWPLRHDVGLPDWLQGEVLMELPAAALQPLAAPDARKAA from the coding sequence ATGCTGCGCATAGACCATATCGCCAAGCGCTACCGCGAGCAGCAGGTGCTGCGGGGCATTGACCTGAGCGTGGAGGCCGGTGAGTTCGTGAGCCTGCTGGGGCCTTCGGGCTGCGGCAAGACCACGCTGCTGCGCATCGTCTGCGGCATCGACATGCCGGATGAGGGCAGGGTGCTGTTCGAGGGCGAGGACATCACGCGCTGGCCGGCCGCGCGGCGCGGCTTTGGCGTGGTGTTCCAGAGCTACGCGCTGTTTCCCAACCTCACGGCCGCGCAGAACGTGGCGTTCGGGCTCAAGGGGCAGCCTTCGGGTCAGGCGCGCGAGCGCGTGGCCGAGATGCTGTCCCTGGTGGGCCTGGGCGCACAGGCCCAGCGCTACCCGGCCCAGCTGTCGGGTGGCCAGCAGCAGCGCGTGGCCCTGGCCCGCGCGCTGGCGCCCCGGCCGCGCCTGCTGCTGCTGGACGAGCCGCTGTCCGCGCTCGATGCCCAGGTGCGCACCGAGCTGCGCAGCGAGATCCGCCAGTTGCAGCGCCAGCTGGGCATTGCCTGCATCATGGTCACGCATGACCAGGAAGAGGCCTTGTCCATGGCCGACCGCGTGGTGCTCATGCACCAGGGCCGCATCGAGCAGCAAGGCTCGCCCGAGCAGCTCTATGCCCGGCCCGTGAGCCGGTTCGCGGCCGGCTTCGTGGGCCGCATGAACCTGCTGCCGGCCACAGCCGAATCGGCGGACCAGGTGCGTATCGGCGAGGCCAGCCTGCGCTGCGCGCTGGCCGGCTTCGAGCCTGGCGCTGCCCTGCTGGTGGGCGTGCGGCCCGAGAGCGTGGTGCTGCACCCGGCCCAGCCCACGGCATTGCCCAACCTGTTCCGCGCCCGCGTGGCGGAGACCTCCTTCCTGGGATCGATGGCCCTGGTGCGCCTGTTCAGCCCCACCCTGCAATGCCAGATCGACGCCCAGTGGCCGCTGCGCCACGACGTGGGACTGCCCGACTGGCTGCAGGGCGAGGTGCTGATGGAGCTGCCCGCCGCCGCGCTGCAGCCGCTGGCGGCGCCCGACGCGAGGAAGGCCGCATGA
- the glyQ gene encoding glycine--tRNA ligase subunit alpha yields MLTFQQIILKLQSYWADQGCALLQPYDMEVGAGTSHTGTFLRALGPEPWKAAYVQPSRRPKDGRYGDNPNRLQHYYQFQVVLKPAPDNILELYLGSLEALGFDLRKNDIRFVEDDWENPTLGAWGLGWEVWLNGMEVTQFTYFQQVGGIDCKPATGEITYGLERLAMYLQGVDNVYNLTWTDGLSYGDVYHQNEVEQSTYNFEHSDADFLFTAFGAHEKQAVHLIDEQLALPAYEQVLKAAHTFNLLDARGAISVTERAAYIGRIRNLARAVAKAYLDSRARLGFPMAPRAHADEVLAELAKAAEQQGKKAA; encoded by the coding sequence ATGCTCACTTTCCAACAAATCATCCTCAAGCTGCAGTCCTACTGGGCCGACCAGGGCTGCGCGCTGCTCCAGCCCTATGACATGGAAGTGGGCGCGGGCACCTCGCACACCGGCACCTTCCTGCGCGCGCTGGGCCCCGAGCCCTGGAAGGCCGCCTACGTGCAGCCCAGCCGCCGTCCCAAGGACGGCCGCTACGGCGACAACCCCAACCGCCTGCAGCACTACTACCAGTTCCAGGTGGTGCTCAAGCCCGCGCCCGACAACATCCTGGAGCTGTACCTGGGCTCGCTCGAAGCCCTGGGCTTCGATCTCAGGAAGAACGACATCCGCTTCGTCGAGGACGACTGGGAGAACCCCACGCTGGGCGCCTGGGGCCTGGGCTGGGAAGTCTGGCTCAACGGCATGGAGGTGACCCAGTTCACCTACTTCCAGCAGGTCGGCGGCATCGACTGCAAGCCCGCCACGGGCGAGATCACCTATGGCCTGGAGCGCCTGGCCATGTACCTGCAGGGCGTGGACAACGTCTACAACCTGACCTGGACCGACGGCCTGAGCTATGGCGACGTCTACCACCAGAACGAGGTGGAGCAGTCCACCTACAACTTCGAGCATTCGGACGCGGATTTCCTGTTCACGGCCTTTGGCGCCCATGAGAAGCAGGCCGTCCACCTGATCGACGAGCAGCTGGCGCTGCCGGCCTACGAGCAGGTGCTCAAGGCCGCCCACACCTTCAACCTGCTGGATGCGCGCGGCGCCATCAGTGTGACCGAGCGTGCCGCCTACATCGGCCGCATCCGCAACCTGGCCCGTGCCGTGGCCAAGGCCTACCTGGACAGCCGCGCGCGCCTGGGCTTCCCCATGGCGCCCAGGGCCCATGCCGACGAAGTGCTGGCCGAGCTGGCCAAGGCCGCCGAACAACAGGGCAAGAAGGCCGCCTGA